The sequence TTTAATGGTTCCAAACCCCAGATGCTCTAATTATCCTTAAGCCTGATATGAAATTCTCAAACAAATGCTCTAAACAAAATTGCTTTTCCTAATAccgtatttttactcaaataacacgCACCCCTctgtatttgtttgccaacttCTACCCCCCCGGGGAGGTATGTTTATAAACAAACacactatgctattttttttttttaatggaatcatGAGCTTCTTCTCTATGTCAGATATTTGCTCATTTTAGTCTCATAATACTTTCCTAAGTGTTGTCACCAATAAATGTGGACTCcagcacagagaggctaagcaacctgtccatggtcacacagccaggaagacAGTCTGACCCCAAAGCCCACAATATCCCTCCCCGATCTATTCTGTTTCCTGAGGATGTGCAAGCAGTTGGCAGAAGTGGAGGATGCGGCAACTCCAAAGTTGGAGAATTTTCCCTACTCTGAAAAGAGGCAAATGCATCCAAGGCCCAAGATCTTGTCTTTCTAAAGGCCCCTTAAAGCCACAGCAGGCTCCAGGAAGTGCCCCTGCCATGGTGGCGGCTCTGTGCCCTCCGATGCCTGAGCTCACTTAGGCTGCTGCTGGTTAATTTCAGGTCCTTCGTCTCCAGCCCCGTCCAGCCAGCTCAACACCAGTAGAGCCGAGATCAAGCCCTTGGAGCCAGGTAAGGAAGCCACCATTCTGGGGGTCCACAGTCAGCTCTCTGAGATCAAGTAGGTGGTCACCCAGGGTGATGGGAAAGGGAAATAGACTTTCAGGGTCCCAAGGAGGCTCCCTGACTTCAGACGCTTCTCcttcctggcacagtgcctgaacTTCCACCATTAGATTCACTCTGAGATCTTAGAATTACCGTCTTTGAGAGGCCTCTGATAAAAAGACACAAACTCCTGGGCAAGGTATTCAGAGAACACTTTAAGGGGGTTAGTTGAGGACAAACTAAAGAGCTATTTGTGGGAGGGGTGGGATTCACTAGGTGGGTCCTTTAGTTACAGGTATTTAATAAGCACTGACTCTGTGCAAAGTTTTTGTTCAAAAATGGCAGGTGGTTCCCAAAAGTGGGGCTCTGGGGGAAGCGAGGACCACTATCAGCTGAAACTATCCATCTTCTACCTGGTCCCTAACCCCAGAGTCTTTCATGAACATTCTCCAGGACTTCTGGGTCACCTCTATGCAGTGCCCTCAGGGGAAGTGGGGCACGCTCTGTGCCACCCATTATGCCAGGGCTCCCAAACCCAGAACTCTACTCTGAGCAAGGGTCCCCCTGGAGGCAGGGGCAGAGGAGGGTTTGTGAGGACTGTGACCCCAGGCCTAAGCCATCTTAACCTCCAGGACCACCTCAGAGCCCCACCTTCTCCTGACTCCAGGGAGAGCCAGAGGGTCAGTCCTCAAAGAGGGCTTAGAGATGAGCCAGCCCAGCCCCACTTTGTAGACAGGAAGGCTGAGGTCCAAAGACAGGTCGGGTGTAGTTCAAGGTGACCCAGCGGCTTGGTGGGGCAAAGTCGGAGTCCTCCGAGGCCTCAGCCAGTGTCTGGCGCTTgcaggggagcggctgggagtgCGCCTGGTGAACGGGAGCAGCCGCTGCGGCGGGACAGTGGAGGTCCGGCTCGGGGAGGCCTGGGAGCCCGCGTGCGGGGCGCTGTGGGGCGGCCGTGCCGCCGAGGCCGTGTGCCGCGCGCTGGGCTGCGGCGGGGCGCAGGCGGGGGTCCAGGCCGTCCAGCCCACCTGGAAGCCGCCGCCCGGGTCCCCGGCGGGGAATGCTAGCGGCCCCCCGAACGCCACCCAGGCCTCGGCGCCCGCCATCGTGTGCCTCAGCGCTGAGTGGCAGTTCTGCGAAGTGGTGGAACACGCGTGCAGCAGAGACGGGACAGCGGCCCAGGTCACCTGTGCAGGTACAAGCGGACTGCCCCGCGGGCCAGCCCTCCGGCCCCTGCCTGCCCCACCCCCCAGGTCTTCAGCCACTGCCCCTCACACCTGTCCCCAGCCCGGGTCACTGGACCCGAGCCTCACTCTCCGACCTCCAGTTCCCCGTCCACCAAAAGCAAACACCACTGGTTCCCACCCCGGGGGGACCGCAGCATCAGATCTCCCATTTGCTCGGGTATGACCCTCAGATccgcacccccccgcccccccaccccgacTAGATCCCCAGATGCGCCCACTTTATCCCCACCTTGACCCCTTGGGTCTTCAACCCTAACTGGCTCTCTAGCTCACTCACGGTCTTCCCACCTACCTCCATCACCGTCCCTTCCCTCACTTACATATATATGCCAGGTTTCCAGGGGCCCCCAGCACTGACtgtccttcccctgcccccaaaCCTGGTCTCCAGGCCCCGCCCGACATGGTCTCCAGTCCTGCCCCTCTCTCTGGGTCGACAGCCCCACCCACAACCTGCCCAGTCCCAATCACCCCTCTTCTCCAGCCCACCGctcccctgcctccctgcctccccctgcccctccatCCACAAAACCCTTCCCCTTGGGGCGCCCCATGCCCACCCCCAGAGAATCGTGCACTGCGGCTGGAGGACGGTGGCAGGTGCGCAGGCCGCGTGGAAATGCTGGAGTACGGAGAGTGGGGCTCGGTGTGCGATGACACGTGGGACCTAGAGGACGCCCACGTGGTGTGCCGGCAACTGGGATGCGGCTGGGCTATCCAGGCCCTCCCCGGCTTGCACTTCGCCCCTGGCCAAGGGCCCATCCACCGGGACCAGGTGAACTGCTCCGGGGCCGAGGCCTACCTGTGGGACTGCCCCGGGCTGCCGGGAGACCGGTACTGCGGCCACAAAGAGGACGCGGGTGTGGTGTGCTCAGGTCAGTGGACAGCATGGCTGAACCGCGGTCATCCGCGAACACTTACTAAGGGCCTACTGGGCGCCAGGCCTGGAGTTTAGTGCTGGGGGGATGGACACAGGCCTTGGGAGCAaccatctggaggggagaggagactaGAGCAAAAATAACTCAaggtaccaaaaacaaacaaacaaacccattgccggtgagtcaatttcaactcttagcgaccctataggtcagagtagaactgccccacagagtttccaaggagcacctggtgaacttGAAggactgactttttggttagcagtggtaggtagcacttaaccactaagccaccaaagTTTCTGTTTCCAGGGCAGAAAGAGGTAAATGGCCTAAAGTAGAGGCGTAGTGGGTGGGGGGCGCCCCACGCAAGTCCAAGGGGGCTCCAGACAGGCTCAGGATGATAGCCAGAGGCACTACATACATGAAAggcgcctgactgaggcagctgaaCAAGAAAGGGgggaaggcatttctgctgacTCGGAGCTAGCCATGGCCATAcatcttgaaattgggggggGGGAGCGAAATTTAGAGGTTGCCCCTGGGTGCTGTTACCCTCACTATGCCGCTGTCTGAGAGGGGGTCAGGTCAAGTGTAGAGGCAATAGGCACTTCAGAGGGGAGGGGTAAGTCCCATTCCACTCCCTGGAAGAAGTGACATTCCAAGTGAGACTCTTCCTCAGAGGGGGTTTGTCACGTGGTTCAGAGCACAGCCTACTGGAGGCAGCCAGGACAGTGAGGAGGCTGTGGGGCCATCCAGAGGAGAGGCCATGAGACCCTGCCCAGCCCAGTGCTTGTCCTCACTGTGCTCGGGAATCCCTGGGGCtcttattaaaacacagattctgAGTCAGTAGGTCTGGGGCAAGGCTTGGGATTCTACACATCTAACAAGATGCTGTTGCTGCGGGTCCGGGGACCACACTTCGTGTAGTGAGGACCTGGGATatggtgaaggagccctggtggcatagtggttaaacactcggctgtgaactgaaggtgggtggttcaaacccaccagcagctctgtgagagaaaagacctggcaatctgctccagtaaagattgcagcctagcaaaccctactggacaatcctactctgtcctatagggtcgctatgaatcggaatccactgtACTGCACTCCACAAGAACAACAGGGAACTTACGCAGCAGGGTCATGGCGGACAGGAAAGGCAAGAGGGAGATGTGAATGCGAGAGGGGGGACAATGCACAGGAGCTGGAGGCCGCCTAGCTGTGGGGGCCTGCGTATATGGGTCTGGGCTGGGGTCTGGTCTTGACCCAAAGAATCCTGACCTGCTCTCCCTCCCCTACAACTCCGCTGCAGAGCACCAGTCCTGGCGTCTGACTGGGGGCGCTGACCCCTGCGAGGGGCAGGTGGAGGTCCACTTCCGTGGGGCCTGGAACACGGTGTGTGACAGTGAGTGGTACGCGCCGGAGGCCAAAGTGCTCTGCCGGACCTTGGGCTGTGGGACCCTGGACAGAGTGCCCAAGGGCCTGCCCCACTCCCTGTCAGGCCTGATGTACTACTCGTGCACAGGAGAGGAGTCCACCCTCTCCAGCTGCTCCTGGCGCTTCAACAACTCCAATCTCTGCAGCCAGTCAATGGCAGCCAGGGTCGTCTGCTCAGGTATtgccctctcccacccccaccccctactTAGATCAGGAATTCCATTGAGATCCATGGTCTAAGAACTTGCAGCCCAAGGACCAGGGCTTGGACTAGATCGGGAAGGGCAAATACTGGCATAAGAGGCACCATGGACATTACCGTGCCCAGGCAGACATGACTAATTGATCAGGGCACAGTTTTCCACACATCCTTAACTCGGCCCTAGAATCGTGAATTATATGCTAAGTGGGGatggtggtagttcagtggtagaatgttcaccttccatgcgggtgatctgggttcaattcccagccagtgggcctcatgtacagccaccatccgtctgtcGGTAGAGGATTATGTATTGCTGTAACGCTGAACAGGCtccagtggagcctccagactaagatggactaggaaggaggGTCTGGTgaaccacttccaaaaatcagctaatgaaaaccttattgatTACAACAGTCCAGTCCACAGTTGATCACagggttggtgcaggaccaggcaacattttgctctgttgtgcatggggtcgccgtgaggcAGGGCTGACACGATGGTGGCAACAATGTTACATTAAGCAGTGGTTCCTGATGACCGAAATTGGCTTAGGAGATGAAACCAGTTTGCCATCCCCAGGCTGGTGATTATAGGAagttaaaatataatattaaagaTAATACTAAAAGGTATTACTATTAATATCAGCTACCATCTGTAGAGCCCCAACCGTGTACCAGGCAATGCCAAGCACTCAGCACGTCTCATTCCAGCTAAGCCTCACATCCACTCTGTGACATGCATTCTGCCGTATTGTGGTGTGGTTATAAGTCACACCAGTATTTTATGGACCATgaacaaagaacaacaacaacaaaaaagctgccAGAACAAACTCTTGACACGCCATCAATTACAACACTCATCCTGATTTCAGAAGGCTAAAAGGTGAAAAATTGAGAGTTAGACCTGAAGAAACACAGAGTTAGCAGCCCTATGGAGTTCAGAAACCTGTTATGAATTCCAGCTGTGCCATTTATTAGGTGGGGGGCTGTGGACAGCCCCTCAACCTCCCCGGGCTTCAGTCTCCTGAATGGGAGGATGCTGATACCAAACCCTTCACAGGGCTGCTGGGAAATCAGATATTACACGCCATGGGACTCTGTAAGCTCCCTCCCTTACCTGTCAGATGGGAGTGCTGATTATGATAATGGTGATAACCTCCTGAGACTAGTGTGAAGAACAAACAGCAGGCTGA comes from Elephas maximus indicus isolate mEleMax1 chromosome 7, mEleMax1 primary haplotype, whole genome shotgun sequence and encodes:
- the CD6 gene encoding T-cell differentiation antigen CD6 isoform X2; its protein translation is MAPNMWLFFVMAGWLMAALSGPSSPAPSSQLNTSRAEIKPLEPGERLGVRLVNGSSRCGGTVEVRLGEAWEPACGALWGGRAAEAVCRALGCGGAQAGVQAVQPTWKPPPGSPAGNASGPPNATQASAPAIVCLSAEWQFCEVVEHACSRDGTAAQVTCAENRALRLEDGGRCAGRVEMLEYGEWGSVCDDTWDLEDAHVVCRQLGCGWAIQALPGLHFAPGQGPIHRDQVNCSGAEAYLWDCPGLPGDRYCGHKEDAGVVCSEHQSWRLTGGADPCEGQVEVHFRGAWNTVCDSEWYAPEAKVLCRTLGCGTLDRVPKGLPHSLSGLMYYSCTGEESTLSSCSWRFNNSNLCSQSMAARVVCSGSHNRSSPEAPTSLRPVTVESSVTVITEDKGSQELKLLIPCIILGALLLGSFIFIVFLLLKVKGKYAFPVTVNHQHLPTTTPAGINSYQEVSIAIPKEEVPKLPIQVRAPPPEDSDSSSDSDYEHYDFSAQPPVALTTFYNSQRHRVTDEEVQRSRFQMPPLEEDPPSLGPQHHPGHGSSSSTSSGEDYCNSPSSKLPPPWNPQVFSSERNLLWQQPPNLELAGSQPILSGPSADDSSSTSSGEWYQNFQPPPQPPSMEQSEYPAIPSPEPDSTDDDDYDDIGAA
- the CD6 gene encoding T-cell differentiation antigen CD6 isoform X1 gives rise to the protein MAPNMWLFFVMAGWLMAALSGPSSPAPSSQLNTSRAEIKPLEPGERLGVRLVNGSSRCGGTVEVRLGEAWEPACGALWGGRAAEAVCRALGCGGAQAGVQAVQPTWKPPPGSPAGNASGPPNATQASAPAIVCLSAEWQFCEVVEHACSRDGTAAQVTCAENRALRLEDGGRCAGRVEMLEYGEWGSVCDDTWDLEDAHVVCRQLGCGWAIQALPGLHFAPGQGPIHRDQVNCSGAEAYLWDCPGLPGDRYCGHKEDAGVVCSEHQSWRLTGGADPCEGQVEVHFRGAWNTVCDSEWYAPEAKVLCRTLGCGTLDRVPKGLPHSLSGLMYYSCTGEESTLSSCSWRFNNSNLCSQSMAARVVCSGSHNRSSPEAPTSLRPVTVESSVTVITEDKGSQELKLLIPCIILGALLLGSFIFIVFLLLKVKGKYAFPVTVNHQHLPTTTPAGINSYQEVSIAIPKEEVPKLPIQVRAPPPEDSDSSSDSDYEHYDFSAQPPVALTTFYNSQRHRVTDEEVQRSRFQMPPLEEDPPSLGPQHHPGHGSSSSTSSGEDYCNSPSSKLPPPWNPQVFSSERNLLWQQPPNLELAGSQPILSEGDAPGLPAGPSADDSSSTSSGEWYQNFQPPPQPPSMEQSEYPAIPSPEPDSTDDDDYDDIGAA
- the CD6 gene encoding T-cell differentiation antigen CD6 isoform X4 — translated: MAPNMWLFFVMAGWLMAALSGPSSPAPSSQLNTSRAEIKPLEPGERLGVRLVNGSSRCGGTVEVRLGEAWEPACGALWGGRAAEAVCRALGCGGAQAGVQAVQPTWKPPPGSPAGNASGPPNATQASAPAIVCLSAEWQFCEVVEHACSRDGTAAQVTCAENRALRLEDGGRCAGRVEMLEYGEWGSVCDDTWDLEDAHVVCRQLGCGWAIQALPGLHFAPGQGPIHRDQVNCSGAEAYLWDCPGLPGDRYCGHKEDAGVVCSEHQSWRLTGGADPCEGQVEVHFRGAWNTVCDSEWYAPEAKVLCRTLGCGTLDRVPKGLPHSLSGLMYYSCTGEESTLSSCSWRFNNSNLCSQSMAARVVCSGSHNRSSPEAPTSLRPVTVESSVTVITEDKGSQELKLLIPCIILGALLLGSFIFIVFLLLKVKGKYAFPVTVNHQHLPTTTPAGINSYQEVSIAIPKEEDSQRHRVTDEEVQRSRFQMPPLEEDPPSLGPQHHPGHGSSSSTSSGEDYCNSPSSKLPPPWNPQVFSSERNLLWQQPPNLELAGSQPILSEGDAPGLPAGPSADDSSSTSSGEWYQNFQPPPQPPSMEQSEYPAIPSPEPDSTDDDDYDDIGAA
- the CD6 gene encoding T-cell differentiation antigen CD6 isoform X6 — its product is MAPNMWLFFVMAGWLMAALSGPSSPAPSSQLNTSRAEIKPLEPGERLGVRLVNGSSRCGGTVEVRLGEAWEPACGALWGGRAAEAVCRALGCGGAQAGVQAVQPTWKPPPGSPAGNASGPPNATQASAPAIVCLSAEWQFCEVVEHACSRDGTAAQVTCAENRALRLEDGGRCAGRVEMLEYGEWGSVCDDTWDLEDAHVVCRQLGCGWAIQALPGLHFAPGQGPIHRDQVNCSGAEAYLWDCPGLPGDRYCGHKEDAGVVCSEHQSWRLTGGADPCEGQVEVHFRGAWNTVCDSEWYAPEAKVLCRTLGCGTLDRVPKGLPHSLSGLMYYSCTGEESTLSSCSWRFNNSNLCSQSMAARVVCSGSHNRSSPEAPTSLRPVTVESSVTVITEDKGSQELKLLIPCIILGALLLGSFIFIVFLLLKVKGKYVPKLPIQVRAPPPEDSDSSSDSDYEHYDFSAQPPVALTTFYNSQRHRVTDEEVQRSRFQMPPLEEDPPSLGPQHHPGHGSSSSTSSGEDYCNSPSSKLPPPWNPQVFSSERNLLWQQPPNLELAGSQPILSGPSADDSSSTSSGEWYQNFQPPPQPPSMEQSEYPAIPSPEPDSTDDDDYDDIGAA
- the CD6 gene encoding T-cell differentiation antigen CD6 isoform X3 — its product is MAPNMWLFFVMAGWLMAALSGPSSPAPSSQLNTSRAEIKPLEPGERLGVRLVNGSSRCGGTVEVRLGEAWEPACGALWGGRAAEAVCRALGCGGAQAGVQAVQPTWKPPPGSPAGNASGPPNATQASAPAIVCLSAEWQFCEVVEHACSRDGTAAQVTCAENRALRLEDGGRCAGRVEMLEYGEWGSVCDDTWDLEDAHVVCRQLGCGWAIQALPGLHFAPGQGPIHRDQVNCSGAEAYLWDCPGLPGDRYCGHKEDAGVVCSEHQSWRLTGGADPCEGQVEVHFRGAWNTVCDSEWYAPEAKVLCRTLGCGTLDRVPKGLPHSLSGLMYYSCTGEESTLSSCSWRFNNSNLCSQSMAARVVCSGSHNRSSPEAPTSLRPVTVESSVTVITEDKGSQELKLLIPCIILGALLLGSFIFIVFLLLKVKGKYVPKLPIQVRAPPPEDSDSSSDSDYEHYDFSAQPPVALTTFYNSQRHRVTDEEVQRSRFQMPPLEEDPPSLGPQHHPGHGSSSSTSSGEDYCNSPSSKLPPPWNPQVFSSERNLLWQQPPNLELAGSQPILSEGDAPGLPAGPSADDSSSTSSGEWYQNFQPPPQPPSMEQSEYPAIPSPEPDSTDDDDYDDIGAA